One genomic window of Sphingomonas sp. C3-2 includes the following:
- a CDS encoding cation:proton antiporter produces MAFGTSSTFISDSLVILGAAGIIIPSFARFRINPVIGFILVGMLVGPAGLGAYVAEAPWLRHVTITDPERIGPFAELGVILLLFSIGLELSFRRLWTMRRLVFGLGLTELLLCALAIGATLAMLGQNWPGAIGLGLALALSSTALVLPMTGTKSPVGRSAFGMLLFEDVALVPIIFALGALAPTSADGGIEGLARTLWIGGATVAAMLVLGRLILPRLFAQAARTKSPELFLSASLLVAILASIATSAAGLSPIVGALLAGILIAETEYGAEVEVMTAPFKGLALGVFLISVGMTLDLRVIAANWQQLILAVAGVVIAKTAITTLLLRLSGSRPGVAAETGLLMASPSETTLIVLAAAAQAQLIMPSTAAFWQIVTALGLTITPLLARVGRSVARRVEMAGYDQLPQEPETEGRTVVIGYGRVGSLVAEMLRRHGMPMVAIESNPDTVATARREGLPIFLGDISRPGMIDRLELERARAVILTMDDPVQAIRIAEKIRKRHPDLSIIARARDADHAAALYRAGVTDAVPETLESSLQLSEAVLTDLGIAMGPVIASIHERRDAFRQEIKEAGMLDREPRLGGTRLADI; encoded by the coding sequence ATGGCCTTCGGAACCAGTTCCACATTCATCAGCGATTCCCTTGTGATTCTTGGCGCGGCGGGGATCATCATCCCCTCCTTCGCGCGCTTCCGGATCAATCCGGTTATCGGTTTCATCCTTGTCGGCATGCTGGTCGGCCCGGCCGGGCTCGGCGCCTATGTCGCCGAAGCCCCGTGGCTACGGCATGTCACGATTACCGATCCCGAACGCATAGGGCCGTTTGCCGAACTGGGCGTCATCCTCCTTCTGTTTTCAATTGGTCTGGAACTGTCCTTCCGGCGCCTCTGGACGATGCGACGGCTTGTCTTCGGGCTTGGCCTCACCGAACTGCTGCTCTGTGCGCTGGCTATCGGTGCGACGCTTGCGATGCTTGGCCAGAACTGGCCTGGCGCGATCGGCCTCGGCCTTGCGCTCGCCCTTTCGTCCACCGCGCTCGTGCTGCCCATGACGGGCACCAAATCCCCCGTCGGCCGCAGTGCCTTTGGCATGTTGCTGTTCGAGGACGTCGCGCTGGTCCCGATCATTTTCGCGCTGGGCGCGCTGGCGCCCACATCGGCCGATGGCGGCATCGAAGGGCTCGCACGGACGCTCTGGATCGGCGGGGCCACGGTGGCCGCGATGCTCGTCCTCGGGCGTCTCATCTTGCCGCGCCTCTTTGCGCAGGCCGCGCGGACCAAGAGCCCGGAGCTTTTCCTCTCGGCCAGCCTTCTCGTCGCCATTCTCGCCAGCATCGCCACCTCGGCCGCTGGCCTGTCGCCCATTGTCGGCGCCCTGCTCGCCGGCATTCTCATCGCCGAGACCGAATATGGCGCCGAAGTGGAAGTCATGACCGCACCCTTCAAGGGGCTGGCGCTGGGCGTTTTCCTCATTTCGGTCGGCATGACGCTCGATCTGCGCGTGATCGCAGCCAATTGGCAGCAACTGATCCTCGCGGTCGCGGGGGTCGTGATTGCGAAGACGGCGATCACCACGCTCCTCTTGCGCCTGTCGGGTTCGCGGCCCGGCGTTGCCGCTGAAACGGGGCTGCTGATGGCATCGCCTTCGGAAACAACGCTCATCGTTCTGGCGGCGGCGGCACAGGCGCAGTTGATCATGCCCTCCACCGCAGCCTTCTGGCAGATCGTCACCGCGCTGGGGCTCACCATCACCCCGCTTCTTGCCCGTGTGGGGCGCAGCGTTGCGCGCCGTGTGGAAATGGCCGGCTATGACCAGTTGCCGCAGGAACCCGAAACCGAGGGGCGCACCGTCGTCATCGGCTATGGCCGGGTCGGCTCGCTCGTCGCCGAGATGCTGCGCCGCCACGGCATGCCCATGGTCGCGATCGAATCGAACCCCGACACCGTGGCCACCGCACGGCGCGAAGGGCTACCCATATTTCTGGGCGACATCAGCCGCCCGGGCATGATCGACCGGCTTGAGCTTGAGCGCGCGCGCGCCGTCATCCTCACCATGGACGATCCGGTGCAGGCGATCCGTATCGCGGAGAAGATCCGCAAGCGCCATCCCGATCTGTCGATCATCGCGCGTGCGCGCGATGCCGATCATGCCGCAGCGCTATACCGTGCGGGGGTTACCGACGCGGTGCCCGAGACGCTCGAAAGCTCGCTGCAACTATCGGAAGCGGTGCTGACCGATCTCGGCATCGCCATGGGGCCGGTGATCGCGTCGATCCACGAACGGCGCGACGCCTTTCGTCAGGAAATCAAGGAAGCGGGGATGCTCGATCGCGAGCCGCGCCTTGGTGGGACGCGGCTCGCCGATATCTGA
- the alaS gene encoding alanine--tRNA ligase, translating to MTSTNDIRRSFLDYFEGQGHARVSSAPLVPHNDPTLMFVNAGMVPFKNVFTGLEKRDYVTATSSQKCVRAGGKHNDLDNVGYTARHHTFFEMLGNFSFGDYFKEQAITHAWTLLTREWGIAPDRLTATVYHTDDEAFELWKKIAGLPESRIIRIATKDNFWAMGDNGPCGPCSEIFYDHGDHIFGGPPGSPDEDGDRFVEIWNLVFMQYEQEDNEIVRDLPRPSIDTGMGLERVSAVLQGVHDNYDTDTFKALIAESGELTKTLTTGDNQASHRVIADHLRSSGFLVADGVLPANEGRGYVLRRIMRRAMRHAHLLGAKEPLMHRMVPALVAEMGAAYPELVRAQPLIEATLLQEETRFRQTLANGLKLLDEATAGLNVGDTLPGATAFKLYDTFGFPYDLTEDALRAQSLKVDREGFDAAMAEQKAAARAAWKGSGEKASDEVWFDIAEELGGTEFIGYSAAEGEGQVVAIVKDGARVDTAQAGDSVVILTNQTPFYGESGGQMGDAGVIGNDKGLKAVVNDTSKPLGRLHAHQATIESGSIAVGETVHLAIDADRRAQLRSNHSATHLLHAALRNRLGGHVTQKGSLVAPDRLRFDFSHPSALSAEDIAQIEADVNAQIRGNDAVTTRLMTPDDAVAAGALALFGEKYGDEVRVLSMGADAGKTYSVELCGGTHVNALGDIAVFKIVSESAVSSGVRRIEALTGEGARLWLNGRDERLKEAAATLKAAPEDVPARVAALMEERKRLERELADAKKALAMGGGKAEAAGPEQVGGYAFLAQIVEGLDPKGLRGAVDEMKTRLGSGVALLIAVNDGRASVAAGVTSDLTGDVSAVELVRAAVAALGGQGGGGRPDMAQGGGPDGDKAEDALQAARAALESVNA from the coding sequence ATGACTTCGACCAACGACATTCGCCGCTCCTTCCTCGATTATTTCGAGGGTCAGGGTCATGCCCGTGTTTCATCGGCCCCGCTCGTTCCGCATAACGATCCGACGCTGATGTTCGTCAACGCCGGCATGGTGCCGTTCAAGAACGTGTTCACGGGGCTTGAGAAACGCGACTATGTGACGGCAACCTCGTCGCAGAAATGCGTACGCGCCGGTGGCAAACACAACGATCTCGACAATGTCGGCTATACCGCCCGGCACCACACCTTCTTCGAAATGCTCGGCAATTTCTCGTTCGGCGATTATTTCAAGGAACAGGCAATCACCCATGCCTGGACGCTGCTCACCCGCGAATGGGGTATCGCGCCCGATCGGCTGACCGCCACCGTCTATCACACCGACGACGAGGCGTTCGAGCTTTGGAAGAAGATTGCCGGTCTTCCCGAAAGCCGGATCATCCGTATCGCGACCAAGGATAATTTCTGGGCGATGGGCGATAACGGCCCGTGCGGTCCGTGCTCCGAAATCTTCTACGATCACGGCGATCACATCTTTGGCGGCCCTCCGGGCAGCCCGGATGAAGATGGCGACCGTTTCGTCGAGATCTGGAACCTCGTCTTCATGCAATATGAGCAGGAAGACAATGAGATCGTTCGGGATCTTCCGCGTCCTTCGATCGATACCGGCATGGGCCTTGAACGCGTTTCGGCCGTTCTGCAGGGCGTGCACGACAATTACGATACCGACACGTTCAAGGCGCTCATCGCCGAGTCGGGTGAACTCACGAAAACCCTGACGACCGGCGACAATCAGGCAAGCCACCGCGTGATCGCAGACCATCTGCGGTCGTCGGGCTTCCTTGTGGCCGACGGCGTCCTGCCGGCGAACGAAGGCCGTGGTTATGTGCTGCGCCGCATCATGCGCCGGGCGATGCGCCATGCGCATCTGCTGGGCGCGAAGGAACCCCTGATGCACCGCATGGTGCCCGCGCTCGTCGCCGAAATGGGCGCTGCCTATCCGGAACTGGTGCGCGCGCAGCCGCTGATCGAAGCGACGCTGCTGCAGGAGGAAACCCGTTTCCGCCAGACGCTGGCCAACGGCCTGAAGCTGCTCGACGAAGCGACCGCCGGGCTGAATGTCGGCGACACGCTTCCGGGCGCAACCGCGTTCAAGCTCTACGACACGTTTGGCTTCCCCTACGACCTGACCGAGGACGCGCTGCGCGCCCAGTCGCTGAAGGTCGACCGTGAAGGCTTCGACGCCGCCATGGCGGAGCAGAAGGCTGCGGCCCGCGCGGCGTGGAAGGGGTCGGGCGAAAAGGCTTCGGACGAAGTCTGGTTCGACATTGCCGAGGAACTCGGCGGCACCGAATTCATCGGCTACAGCGCCGCCGAAGGCGAGGGCCAGGTGGTCGCGATCGTCAAGGACGGTGCGCGTGTCGATACCGCGCAGGCCGGTGACAGCGTCGTCATCCTGACCAACCAGACGCCGTTCTACGGCGAAAGCGGCGGCCAGATGGGCGATGCCGGCGTGATCGGCAACGACAAGGGGCTGAAGGCGGTCGTCAACGACACCTCGAAGCCGCTTGGTCGCCTCCATGCCCATCAGGCAACGATCGAAAGCGGCAGCATTGCGGTTGGCGAAACCGTGCATCTTGCGATCGATGCAGATCGTCGTGCGCAGCTGCGCTCCAACCACAGCGCCACCCATCTGCTGCATGCGGCGCTGCGCAACCGCCTTGGCGGCCATGTGACGCAGAAGGGCAGCCTTGTCGCGCCCGATCGTTTGCGCTTCGACTTCTCGCACCCCTCGGCGCTGTCCGCCGAAGATATCGCGCAGATCGAGGCCGATGTGAATGCGCAGATCCGCGGCAATGATGCGGTGACGACGCGCCTGATGACCCCCGACGATGCCGTCGCGGCCGGTGCGCTGGCGCTGTTCGGTGAGAAATATGGCGACGAAGTCCGCGTGCTTTCAATGGGCGCGGATGCCGGCAAGACCTATTCGGTCGAACTGTGCGGGGGCACCCATGTGAACGCGCTGGGCGATATCGCGGTGTTCAAGATCGTCTCCGAAAGCGCGGTTTCGAGCGGCGTTCGCCGGATCGAGGCGCTGACCGGCGAAGGCGCCCGCCTGTGGCTGAACGGCCGTGATGAGCGGCTGAAGGAAGCCGCCGCCACGCTCAAGGCCGCACCCGAAGATGTGCCGGCCCGCGTGGCCGCACTGATGGAAGAGCGCAAGCGCCTCGAACGCGAACTCGCCGACGCCAAGAAGGCGCTGGCGATGGGGGGCGGCAAGGCCGAAGCCGCCGGCCCCGAACAGGTGGGCGGCTATGCCTTCCTTGCGCAGATCGTCGAAGGGCTCGATCCTAAGGGGCTGCGCGGTGCCGTCGACGAGATGAAGACCCGGCTGGGTTCGGGCGTCGCGCTGCTGATCGCCGTCAATGATGGCCGCGCATCGGTGGCTGCCGGCGTGACCAGCGACCTGACCGGTGACGTCAGCGCGGTCGAACTGGTGCGCGCTGCCGTGGCCGCGCTGGGCGGGCAGGGCGGCGGCGGCCGTCCGGACATGGCGCAGGGCGGTGGCCCCGACGGCGACAAGGCCGAAGATGCGCTACAGGCTGCGCGGGCAGCCCTTGAAAGCGTCAACGCCTGA
- a CDS encoding elongation factor G encodes MEKKNATRVIALVGPPGAGKTSLMEALLFAAGAVGRQGNVAAGSSVGDASPEARARGGSTEINLARLEFLGEHFVIVDTPGSIGFAADGDVALPAADMALVVIDPDPERALLAEPFLRRLEADGVPHAVFVNKVDQSRGSIRSLLAALEPASAATLVARQIPWREGDKVVGFVDLALERAYRYRPGGPSEAIDIPAELAEREAQERTHMLEQLADHDDALLEQLIADEMPSPEAVFADLASETAHGQVVPLLFGSAQAGFGIRRLLKLLRHECPDAAAAAERLGISGPAAYVFKVTHGNAVGRLALARIWGAPLAEGAELVASDGQSARVGGLFFVQGSATEKTARVEHGDIAAIAKVDIARTGTLLGINQPPSGEQPIGQSPAPRNSAVAIVTRNRQDDVRLSTALHKLAEEDPALDWGHDEATHEMLLRGINEEHLQNVLARLQRRYSVAVDTHRPQVAYRESVRKSVTQRGRHKKQSGGHGQFGDVVIELHPADRGAGFSFADRITGGAIPKQWIPAVEMGVRDAMQKGPLGFPVVDIGVTLVDGGFHSVDSSELAFRTAGRIAMADALATASPYLLEPVCQVTIYSPGSATSRISSAVSSRRGQVLGLAPRPGWSRWDQIDMLLPEAELHGLDAELRSLSQGLASYSARFDHLSELSGKQAQEVIQNARASPG; translated from the coding sequence ATGGAAAAGAAAAACGCCACGCGTGTCATCGCCCTGGTGGGGCCACCCGGAGCAGGCAAGACCAGCTTGATGGAAGCGCTGCTGTTCGCGGCAGGCGCGGTGGGCAGACAGGGCAATGTCGCGGCCGGATCGAGCGTGGGGGATGCCAGCCCCGAAGCCCGTGCCCGGGGCGGATCCACCGAAATCAATCTCGCCCGGCTGGAATTTCTGGGGGAGCACTTCGTGATCGTCGACACGCCGGGATCGATCGGCTTTGCGGCTGACGGCGATGTCGCCCTGCCCGCTGCCGACATGGCGCTGGTCGTCATCGACCCCGATCCGGAGCGCGCCCTTCTCGCCGAACCGTTCCTGCGTAGGCTTGAGGCCGACGGCGTCCCGCATGCGGTGTTCGTGAACAAGGTGGATCAGTCGCGTGGATCGATCCGCTCGTTGCTCGCCGCGCTCGAACCCGCCAGCGCGGCCACGCTCGTCGCCCGGCAAATCCCGTGGCGTGAAGGAGACAAGGTCGTCGGCTTTGTCGATCTCGCGCTGGAACGCGCCTATCGCTACCGGCCGGGTGGACCGTCCGAAGCGATCGACATTCCCGCCGAGCTTGCGGAACGCGAGGCGCAGGAACGCACCCATATGCTCGAACAGCTCGCCGATCATGACGACGCGCTGCTCGAACAGCTGATCGCCGATGAAATGCCGAGCCCCGAAGCGGTTTTCGCCGATCTCGCCAGCGAAACGGCGCATGGGCAGGTGGTACCGCTGCTCTTCGGTTCGGCGCAGGCCGGCTTTGGCATCCGGCGGCTGCTCAAGCTGCTGCGCCACGAATGCCCAGATGCCGCGGCGGCCGCCGAGCGCCTCGGAATATCGGGGCCTGCCGCCTATGTCTTCAAGGTAACGCACGGCAATGCGGTCGGCCGGCTCGCGCTGGCGCGTATCTGGGGGGCCCCGCTTGCCGAAGGCGCCGAGCTTGTCGCCAGCGACGGTCAATCGGCCCGCGTAGGCGGGCTGTTTTTTGTCCAGGGCAGCGCCACCGAAAAAACCGCCCGCGTCGAGCACGGCGATATCGCAGCCATCGCCAAGGTAGACATCGCCCGCACCGGAACCCTGCTCGGGATCAACCAGCCCCCGTCGGGCGAACAGCCGATCGGGCAAAGCCCGGCGCCGCGCAACAGCGCGGTCGCGATCGTGACGCGCAATCGCCAGGACGATGTCCGCCTGTCGACCGCGCTCCACAAGCTCGCCGAAGAGGACCCCGCGCTCGACTGGGGGCATGACGAGGCGACGCACGAGATGCTGCTCCGCGGGATCAATGAAGAGCATCTCCAGAATGTCCTCGCGCGGCTCCAGCGGCGCTACAGCGTCGCGGTCGATACCCACCGGCCGCAGGTGGCGTACCGGGAATCGGTTCGCAAATCAGTGACCCAGCGCGGACGCCACAAGAAGCAATCCGGCGGGCATGGCCAGTTCGGCGATGTCGTGATCGAGCTTCATCCCGCCGATCGCGGTGCCGGTTTTTCGTTCGCCGATCGCATCACCGGCGGCGCCATTCCGAAACAATGGATACCCGCCGTCGAAATGGGCGTGCGCGATGCCATGCAAAAAGGGCCGCTGGGCTTTCCGGTCGTCGATATCGGGGTGACGCTCGTCGATGGCGGGTTCCACAGCGTCGACAGTTCCGAGCTTGCCTTTCGCACCGCGGGCCGGATCGCCATGGCCGATGCTCTGGCGACCGCATCCCCCTATCTCCTTGAGCCGGTGTGTCAGGTGACGATCTATTCGCCCGGCAGTGCCACGTCGCGGATCAGTTCGGCGGTTTCCAGTCGGCGCGGACAGGTGCTTGGGCTTGCGCCCCGCCCCGGCTGGTCGCGCTGGGACCAGATCGACATGCTTCTACCCGAGGCCGAACTCCACGGGCTGGACGCCGAACTGCGCTCGCTCAGCCAGGGACTTGCCAGCTATTCAGCGCGCTTCGACCATCTCTCCGAACTCAGCGGAAAACAGGCGCAGGAGGTGATCCAGAACGCGCGCGCATCCCCCGGCTGA
- a CDS encoding dicarboxylate/amino acid:cation symporter, producing the protein MAKRLTYYILAALVLGILCGWALNATIGDGSPESAQTLTDIAGYFSIVTTIFLRLIKMIIAPLVFATLVSGIVHMGDTSALGRIGLRTMVWFISASLVSLTLGLVLVNLLQPGVGLDFAVPAANASSGVEKTAFNLKDFISHLVPASMIEAMAKNEILQIVIFSLFVGVAITAVGEKAETLVKAVEGLVEVMLQITDYVMRLAPIAVFAAVAGTLTERGPQVLGDLAFFMGSFYLGLGTLWVVLIGVTFLIVGSRTKLLVRYIREPILLAFSTASSEAAYPRTLAALDRFGVPPRIASFVLPLGYSFNLDGSMMYMTFAVIFIAQAYGIDLTLSQEITMLLVLMITSKGIAGVPRASLVIIAATLSMFEIPEAGLLLILAVDHFLDMGRSATNVIGNAVASVVVAKWEGKLDPLEPAEIEPPHAPSTHHVFTNPDNQENRGPTSFRE; encoded by the coding sequence GTGGCGAAACGCCTAACCTATTATATTCTCGCCGCGCTCGTGCTCGGCATCCTGTGCGGATGGGCCCTCAACGCCACGATCGGGGACGGAAGCCCCGAATCCGCGCAGACGCTTACCGATATTGCCGGTTATTTTTCGATCGTAACGACGATCTTTCTGCGCCTGATCAAGATGATCATCGCCCCCCTGGTGTTTGCGACGCTGGTATCGGGCATCGTCCATATGGGCGACACCTCGGCGCTCGGCCGGATCGGGCTGCGCACCATGGTCTGGTTCATCAGCGCCAGCCTTGTTTCGCTAACGCTTGGCCTCGTGCTCGTCAATCTGCTGCAGCCCGGCGTCGGGCTCGACTTTGCGGTGCCCGCCGCCAATGCGTCGAGCGGCGTCGAAAAGACGGCGTTCAACCTCAAGGACTTCATCAGCCATCTCGTCCCCGCTTCGATGATCGAGGCGATGGCCAAGAATGAAATCCTGCAGATCGTGATCTTCTCGCTGTTCGTCGGCGTGGCGATCACCGCCGTTGGCGAAAAGGCCGAAACGCTGGTGAAGGCGGTCGAAGGTCTGGTCGAGGTGATGCTCCAGATCACCGATTATGTGATGCGCCTGGCGCCGATCGCGGTGTTCGCCGCGGTGGCCGGCACGCTCACCGAACGCGGGCCCCAGGTGCTCGGCGATCTCGCCTTCTTCATGGGCAGCTTCTATCTCGGCCTCGGCACGCTTTGGGTTGTGCTGATCGGCGTCACCTTCTTGATCGTCGGGTCGCGGACCAAATTGCTCGTCCGCTATATTCGCGAGCCGATCCTGCTCGCCTTTTCGACCGCCTCGTCCGAAGCCGCCTATCCCCGCACGCTCGCCGCGCTCGACCGGTTCGGCGTGCCGCCGCGCATCGCAAGCTTCGTGCTACCGCTCGGCTATTCATTCAATCTCGACGGCTCGATGATGTACATGACCTTCGCGGTCATCTTCATCGCGCAGGCTTACGGCATCGATCTGACGCTGAGCCAGGAAATCACGATGCTCCTCGTGCTGATGATCACCTCCAAGGGGATTGCCGGCGTTCCGCGCGCGAGCCTCGTCATCATCGCGGCGACATTGTCGATGTTCGAAATTCCCGAGGCCGGCCTGCTGCTGATCCTCGCCGTCGATCATTTCCTAGACATGGGGCGTTCGGCCACCAACGTCATCGGCAATGCCGTGGCGAGCGTGGTCGTCGCCAAATGGGAGGGCAAGCTCGATCCGCTCGAACCGGCGGAAATCGAGCCGCCCCATGCCCCCTCAACCCACCATGTCTTCACCAATCCGGACAATCAGGAAAATCGGGGGCCGACCAGCTTCCGCGAATAG
- a CDS encoding dicarboxylate/amino acid:cation symporter, with amino-acid sequence MTLQMKMLIGFVVGLAAGMAVHLTAPDAAWVDGVTRYVTQPIGQIFLRLLFMLVIPLLFSALIIGIAEMGDIRALRRIGVKTLVMTILVSSIAVLVAVATVNLLQPGAGVPAETAQAMLADAGNSAGAIVAGGRDAPKGLDAVLNIIPSNIVSAAAANDILAVMFFALFFGIGLLLVDSPAANRLQEVVQGIFDVTMRLIEIVIRMAPYAVACFMFNLAAIFGWELLVRLGAYVGVVLLALGLQMLVVYPAIVKLLAGMSPITFFRGIQAAMVMAFSTASSNATLPTSLRVAEHQLGLPPRVSRFVLTIGATANQNGTAMFEGVTVLFLAQFFGVDLTFGQQVMVVVICILGGIGTAGVPAGSLPVIALILGMVGVPPEGIGLVLGVDRFLDMCRTTLNVTGDLAIAAAVSRGEETHARPAV; translated from the coding sequence ATGACGCTTCAGATGAAGATGCTCATAGGTTTCGTCGTCGGGCTGGCGGCGGGGATGGCGGTCCACCTGACGGCCCCCGATGCCGCCTGGGTGGACGGCGTCACCCGCTACGTCACCCAGCCGATCGGCCAGATATTCCTCCGCCTCCTGTTCATGCTGGTCATCCCGCTGCTCTTTTCGGCGCTGATCATCGGCATCGCTGAAATGGGTGATATCCGCGCGCTGCGCCGCATCGGGGTGAAGACGCTGGTGATGACGATCCTGGTCTCCAGCATCGCCGTCCTTGTCGCGGTGGCGACGGTCAATCTGTTGCAGCCGGGGGCCGGCGTGCCGGCTGAGACAGCGCAGGCGATGCTCGCGGATGCCGGCAACAGCGCCGGCGCGATCGTCGCGGGCGGCCGCGATGCGCCCAAGGGGCTTGATGCGGTGCTCAACATCATCCCCAGCAACATCGTCTCCGCCGCGGCGGCAAACGACATATTGGCGGTGATGTTCTTTGCGCTCTTCTTCGGCATCGGGCTGCTTTTGGTCGACAGCCCCGCCGCGAACCGGCTGCAGGAGGTGGTTCAGGGCATTTTCGACGTCACCATGCGGTTGATCGAGATCGTCATCCGCATGGCGCCCTATGCGGTGGCCTGTTTCATGTTCAATCTGGCGGCGATCTTCGGGTGGGAACTGCTGGTGCGGCTCGGCGCCTATGTCGGCGTGGTGCTGCTGGCGCTGGGGCTGCAGATGCTGGTCGTCTATCCCGCGATCGTGAAGCTGCTGGCGGGCATGTCTCCCATCACCTTTTTCCGGGGGATCCAGGCGGCGATGGTGATGGCGTTTTCAACCGCCTCGTCCAACGCCACGTTGCCCACCTCGCTCCGGGTGGCGGAGCATCAGCTCGGTCTTCCGCCGCGTGTGTCGCGCTTCGTGCTGACCATCGGGGCCACCGCGAACCAGAACGGCACCGCGATGTTCGAGGGGGTCACCGTCCTGTTCCTGGCGCAGTTCTTCGGGGTTGATCTGACCTTCGGGCAACAGGTGATGGTGGTCGTGATCTGCATCCTCGGCGGGATCGGCACCGCCGGCGTTCCGGCGGGATCGCTTCCGGTGATCGCGCTGATACTCGGGATGGTGGGGGTGCCGCCCGAGGGGATCGGGCTGGTGCTGGGCGTCGACCGGTTCCTCGACATGTGCCGGACGACGCTCAACGTAACGGGCGATCTCGCGATCGCGGCCGCCGTGTCGCGCGGCGAGGAAACACACGCGCGACCGGCAGTCTGA
- a CDS encoding glutathione S-transferase, with the protein MSIVVHHLENSRSQRILWMLEELGLDYDVKRYARDPKSMLAPPELRRVHALGKSPAIEHGGRVIVETGAIVEYLVELADGGLGPAPHRDEILRYRQFLHYAEGSLMPPLLVMLVIGRLGLLGKPARPRIQAMIDQHLTWLEQELSARPWFAGDNFTAADIMMSFPLEAAQQRAGLNARDHPNLSAWLERIHARPAYRAALDKGGPYAFAD; encoded by the coding sequence ATGTCGATTGTCGTTCATCATCTCGAAAATTCGCGGTCGCAGCGGATATTGTGGATGCTCGAGGAACTCGGGCTGGATTATGACGTCAAGCGCTATGCACGCGATCCCAAATCGATGCTGGCGCCGCCCGAACTGCGCCGGGTGCATGCACTCGGTAAATCCCCGGCGATCGAACATGGTGGGCGCGTGATCGTCGAAACCGGCGCAATCGTCGAATATCTGGTCGAGCTTGCCGATGGGGGGCTCGGCCCCGCGCCGCACCGTGACGAAATCCTGCGCTATCGCCAGTTTCTGCACTATGCCGAAGGTTCGCTGATGCCGCCGCTGCTGGTGATGCTCGTGATCGGCAGGCTGGGGCTGCTCGGCAAACCCGCGCGCCCGCGCATTCAGGCGATGATCGACCAGCATCTGACCTGGCTCGAACAGGAGCTTTCCGCCCGGCCCTGGTTTGCCGGGGATAATTTCACCGCGGCGGACATCATGATGAGTTTTCCGCTGGAAGCCGCGCAGCAGCGCGCCGGGCTCAATGCGCGCGATCATCCCAACCTGTCCGCATGGCTGGAACGCATTCATGCGCGTCCCGCCTACCGGGCGGCACTCGACAAGGGTGGTCCCTATGCCTTTGCGGATTGA
- the recA gene encoding recombinase RecA: MSAQLKLIDSEKKTENMDRQKALEAALAQIDRAFGKGSAMKLGSREKMEIEAISTGSLGLDIALGIGGLPRGRIVEIYGPESSGKTTLALHAIAEAQKNGGTAAFVDAEHALDPVYAKKLGVDIDELIVSQPDTGEQALEIVDTLVRSNAIDVLVIDSVAALVPRAEIEGEMGDSHVGLQARLMSQALRKLTGSISRSRCLVIFINQVRMKIGVMYGNPETTTGGNALKFYASVRLDIRRTGQIKDRDDIVGNTTRVKVVKNKVAPPFKQIEFDIMYGEGISKVGEILDLGVKAGIVEKSGAWFSYDSIRIGQGRENSKNYLRENPEIMERIEKAIRTRTDAVAEEMMVGPEPDDDA, translated from the coding sequence ATGTCGGCACAATTGAAGCTCATCGATTCCGAGAAGAAGACGGAGAATATGGACAGGCAAAAGGCTCTCGAAGCGGCACTGGCGCAGATCGACCGCGCATTTGGCAAGGGCTCGGCCATGAAGCTGGGCTCGCGCGAGAAGATGGAGATCGAGGCGATCTCGACCGGCTCGCTCGGGCTCGACATTGCGCTCGGCATTGGCGGGCTCCCGCGCGGCCGTATCGTCGAAATCTACGGTCCGGAAAGCTCGGGCAAGACGACGCTGGCGCTCCACGCGATCGCCGAGGCGCAGAAAAATGGCGGCACGGCGGCATTTGTCGACGCCGAACACGCGCTCGATCCCGTCTATGCCAAGAAACTCGGCGTCGACATCGACGAACTGATCGTCTCGCAGCCCGACACCGGCGAGCAGGCGCTCGAGATCGTCGATACGCTGGTGCGTTCGAACGCGATCGACGTGCTGGTGATCGACTCGGTCGCCGCGCTTGTTCCGCGCGCGGAAATCGAAGGCGAAATGGGCGACAGCCATGTCGGACTGCAGGCACGCCTGATGAGCCAGGCGCTGCGCAAGCTCACCGGTTCGATCAGCCGTTCGCGCTGCCTTGTCATCTTCATCAACCAGGTCCGTATGAAGATCGGCGTGATGTACGGTAACCCGGAAACCACCACCGGCGGCAACGCGCTCAAATTCTACGCCTCGGTCCGCCTCGACATTCGCCGCACCGGCCAGATCAAGGATCGCGACGATATCGTCGGCAACACCACCCGCGTGAAGGTGGTGAAGAACAAGGTTGCCCCGCCGTTCAAGCAGATCGAATTCGACATCATGTATGGCGAAGGCATCTCGAAGGTCGGCGAAATCCTCGATCTCGGCGTGAAGGCCGGGATTGTCGAGAAATCGGGTGCCTGGTTCTCCTATGATTCGATCCGTATCGGTCAGGGCCGCGAAAATTCGAAGAATTATCTGCGCGAAAATCCCGAGATCATGGAACGCATCGAAAAGGCGATCCGCACCCGCACCGACGCGGTGGCCGAGGAAATGATGGTCGGGCCGGAACCCGACGACGACGCATAA